The stretch of DNA aaaatttataatagccgcatttggcctgcgttcgacgtatatattcCTCATTTGCTCGATTTTaactcttagcactcgagtggtgactctgaagcaccactaggaattataattgttgaaattgttggcattatttcaaagaaattacaaaaaatattgcaaaatatttgttacattacgaaatttgtattcaatagattactaaacatttaaatgttatatgtggaaatcggatcggtttcgtatgaatagaatgaaaatattctaagacgaaagaaaaatttcgagcgcaaagggttaattccgcgccgtgggGGATTTCTCAAATTAAACTCCACAGTTAACCGGTTAAAGTCTTcccttcgttttttttttcattaataatcatACCGATACAAACGTTCTTGTGGAGAGTTTCGTTTTTTGACAAACATGGCTACAGTTTGAGACACTGTAAAAATTGGAAAGaattgttaataattaattgaagcaggaaagaaatgtttcgattGTTATTACCGTCTTGTAACGGACGCAGAAAATTTgtgtttcgcataaagatccgcagtctaacgccGACCGTTGCTGTTACCTCGAGGATTTTCATTAATTTCGCCGCAACTACGAATAAAAATGAACTGTCCAATTTCTCGAAATCTGTCGAACAAGACACCCCGAAATTCGAAAACAAATGTCCCGGtcgattttcaataatgaaaCTCTCGATTGCCAGCTACCCCACGCGCAGAACGCGTGGTCTGATCGCGCAAAAAACCGCAAAGAAACCTCGACCGATCTTTGAGACACGTTCCTGTCGCAACAGCCCCGGCCGGCTATCGAATCCGCAATTTTATCCGAAACCGTTTTTGTTCGGCAACAAAACCTCGTACCGTAACCGTAACCGTTCGGCCATTTTGCACGGGCGTCGGCGAACAAAAGGAAAAGTTCGCGTTAGACATATTGCCCCACGGTCTGTCTCTCGTAATCGAGGCTGGCACGCAACCGCTTCTTAGCTTTACAGTAAAATCCGCCTCACACCTGTACATATTATTAAACACTGCCcacgtatacatacatacatacatacatacatacatacacaagTTCATACATGCGCGAGCAAACGTATAAAATTCTTTTCTCCTCGCTCCAGGTACGAGGTAGCACGTTCTCGATCGCTGATCTCTATTTTTTCTCtcgtctttttcttcttcttcttcttctcccctTCTAGgcatctctttctctgtctgttTCTTCACcgatcactctctctctctctctcactctctcactctctctctctctctctctctctttctgcatCTAGATCGGTTTCGCTTCGACGATCTGGCCTCCTTACACCAGAGCTCCTCGTTATTCAGACTCGAGGCTCGCTTTAGCCGCGAGTACCACGGCTATCGATCATTTCTTTCTCCATTCTATCAGCCtccccacctctctctctcgctctctctctcactctctctctcttctcttcatttctctctatctctgtctcCAATTTTCATCTCGTCCTCGAGCCGTCATCGAGCCGAGTCCTGCGTGAGGCTTTTCTCATAATattccctctctctgtctctctctgtctctctctctctttctctctctctctctctctctctatctctgtttctctctctctctctctcttctctcacGGTCGAACAGACTCGTCAGTCGCAGACTCGTCCTCCCAGCAGATTTAATTGCTCCGATTCGCTGTTCCGAGGGGCGACGCGCCTTTGAAAGATGCAACAGGAGAGGGAATCGCAATTAGAAGCTCGCGCGTAATTGTTGCAGTTCTGTCTTGGGCTCTCTTGTAAATTCGTGGCTCTCGAAAtagttttcctttttctttttttcgggaTCGAGAGCCGTCGTCCTTCTTTCGGGgctactttttctttttctatgtcTCGGAGAGTCATTTTTTTATGGTTTCTGATGATATACCTGTGGAAGTCATATTTTTATGGTTCCTGAGGATATACCTGTTGAAGTCATTTTTTTATGGTTTCTGAGGATATACCTGTTGAAGTCATTCTTTTATGGTTTCCGAGGATATACCTGTGGAAGTCATTTTTTTGTGGTTTCTGAGGATATACCTGTTGAAGTCATTCTTTTATGGTTTCCGAGGATATACCTGTGGAAGTCATATTTTTATGGTTCCTGAGGATATACCTGTGGAAGTCATATTTTTATGGTTCCTGAGGATATACCTGTGAAAGTCATTTTTTTATGGTTTCTGAGGATATACCTGTGGAAGTCATATTTTTATGGTTTCTGAGGATATACCTGTGGAAGTCATATTTTTATGGTTCCTGAGGATATACCTGTGGAAGTCATTTTTTTATGGTTTCCGAGGATATACCTGTGGAAGTCATTTTTTTATGGTTTCTGAGGATATACCTGTTGAAGTCATTTTTTATGGTTTCTCAGGATATACCTGTTGAAGTCGAAAGTTTACTGGTGACTTtaatgttttttcttttctcgaggCTGTTTTCTTCTGAAACTTGTCTCTTCGAAATTCACTCGTTTCATGCTGTACGCCTGAAAAACAGTAACACCGTTAAGCCTTCGTTAAGAATTGTACGTTGTTTTATTCGCCACAATTGTGCAAAGCGATACATTCGCACTCCGCGCATTAACGAATTACAACACGAATATATTAAAACAGGAATTGAGTGTACGCTAATTGCATCAGCGAGTGGTTCGATCAGATAAAGAAGAAATAACGACCGTGTTGTATTCTAATCTTGTTATTATAAATGTAGTGTAGAATTTGATAGACTTTCgagaaaataaaagtaaatgCAACACTCTATCCTTTGTTGTATATGATTCgcgtaaataaaattctaatcaATTTTTGAGAATCCGGTGTGTTTATCAGGCCAATTCACAGTGTGTAACAAATACTATGCATAAATTACCAGAACAACAAAGTCAAAGTCAAATGAAAAATACTCCGAGTATTTCAacacttttaaaaattaattactctctctctctctctctctctctctctctctgaagcaCCTGTTGCGTAAACAGTCGACCTCTCAAACAGAAAAGCAACCATATCAAAAAAAGCCTCACCAGAGTCACCAGACAAATCATTTAACATGTTCGCTACCACCAACAgtctaattaattttatacactttgCTATTTAAGACCGTAATACATAGCATAATATTTGACACAGTTTACTCatagttaaattaattttatccaCTTGGTTGTCGGATTTTAATAATGTTCAGAAATGTTACGACAATCTCCTGCCAATTTCTTTCGACATTTCATGGAGGaacgtttaataaaatatttgaaccATTAAGCTAAACGACAAAAAGCACTAAATTGTTTTAGTATTCCATAAAGCTGGCGCGTTGCATAAAACATCGTAACAGTGATAGCGAGCATGTTGAAACGCCCAAACCATATCGGAGCAGTTGAGTCGGTTTTCAAAATCGAATTCGAACGCGTCTCTGTtctaaaaaaacaaataaataaatgaacaaaATCAAAACGGAAGAGAATCCGTCTCTCCTGAAATCTTCTGCTATCTGTTCTCGCCTTGGTCCGCGGCCATCATTTCCAGAAAAATCGCCTCTAAATGTTTGTCTCTCACGTGTTCTTTGCGTGCGAATCGCTGCGAgcccacgaaaaaaaaagaaaaaaagaaaaaacagccGAATCACACGCATCTCGACGTTCGAGTATAGTTTATTGTTTCCTCGCGATGGTTCCTCCGAAAATAGAGCTGTCTGTTCGAGGCTCGAACGAGATCTCTCGATGGTTTCCTCGAGGAATCCGAGGAGAAATCGGCGCCTCTCTCTCTGGCGCACGCGCGCGGAAAATAATTACTTTCGATCGTAAGAGAAACTTTCGTTTCTCGACCCCTTCCGGTGGATCGTTTTGCATCTTCCCGTCGCAAGCTGACAGCCAGCAAAACCAGATCCGCACCCCGAACAGAAAGAAAAACTGAATCGGCGAACAATCCGCCATGGAAACCCAGCCAGTGGCGTAGGAACGACTCTCGATCACTCGAAATATACAAACGACAGATACCAGCAACAGAAAGTTCTTTccacgcacaaaaaaaaaccCATTTCCCTTAATCCGATattcattaacactttgaaaacACTCGAAAATCCCATGGAATCGAAGCGCAGTTGATTCAGCGACACGGGGTtgcaaaattccataaaactcGGAGTAATTTATCTAGTGAAACGAGGATTGCAAAATTCCATAATATCGGAGTAACTTATTTAGCAGAACAAGGATTGCAAAAATTACGAATACATTAGCGTAACGATTAATTTTCACTGTTAATCTCCGTGCTTGTGAAATTTTGCCGATTCAAAGGAAGGAAATGGATTTAATTTgctgtttaattattttcggGAAGAACTTTCTCGGCAAACTTATTGACGCTTTCGCGACAGAGATTGAATCGTTCGTCCCGTTACGGGGTGACGTTTAGGATCGAGATCCCGGGAATCTTGATCATAGTTGGAACAGTCACGAAAGCGTCTAGCTCCCAAGTCACACGTGTATATAATAATGTTTGCGTGTACATATTAGACGACACAGCCGAAACCAACAACGGTGAATCGTGATTCTCCGTAGAAGAGGTAATTAGTTTGACGATTAATACTTGAGATGGCGAGAGGTACCGTACAGCTTTGGACTTGGGTAAACATTAATTCAGCACGTGAcggctttaaccctttgcggatcGTCCCAGAAACGACGGATCCGACGTGTGTTGGATCGTTCCGATCGATTTTCATTGATCCGAGCGTTCCGtgggaacgccgcgccgcggaggGTTAATTGCGTTGCGTTTGAGACGAGCCTCGTAATTGGGATCGATTCCTTCATCTCGCTTCGCGTGTCGATTCGGCATAATTCCCTAGACAAATCTTCCTTGACCCTTCAGCACTCGAGTTGCGACTCTGTGGCgccattattaaatttgttcgtatttaacgGATCACTAAACACTTAAGTATGAGATATTACAACAGATTCTTATccataaaattaacaataaatgcgactgacgtatattgctttgtaacagtgacaagaccgTGCCCactcagacttcatacaacttttattgtaatatgtgcttcaatgaacaGGTTCATtagaaaatttccgatgaaaacatttttacaatttcagtaattgtaaaagaaaaaattaggaaccagtcattttgactgttccggtcgttctagtgttagaAAAAGAATAtcctagatcggaagaaatatttaacactagaactaccgaacaagtcgaaatgactggtccctaattttttcttttacagtcgcagaagttacaaaaatgttttcatcagaaatttttcaatgaacttattcattgaagcacatattacaacaaaagttgtatgaagtgaATGGATACAGTCTCGTCACTGTCACAAGGCAAAATATACATCAGTCGCATTTGTTGCTCGGTAGCTCTATCGTTAAAAATCAACGCTTGATTAATAAAACAGTCGAAGAAGTAATTCCCGCGATAAGTTTTAACTCAGCTATTTTGATTGCAACGatcacaattaaatttttaggtAATAAACgggttaaaatagctccgagtgcgaagggttaagtTCGTTCCGAATCGATGCTATTTGACAATGTTTAAAGTTCCGTTTCGGGGTAATCAGAGATAATGAAGAGTTGTTAACCGTGTTTGTTAATCACTGTGCGCCAGTCGCGCGACTCGTCCTTCGATCCAAGTAGATTGTGGTTCCTGCGCCGCTGTGTAATCCCTGTATATAAATTGGGGGAGAAATGAAAGTAGACCTGTACGACACCCCGCGGTAAACGTCGAACAGGAGAGCAGTAGTATCGATGTAGTTGGTGTGTATCGAGGTCGCGGGAACCGGCCCCGCTAACGAGTATTACGTTTGCAGAGCCGCGTAAGGTCTTGCCCATCCTGAGGACCGACGAACCGGTCTGCCCCGAGGGGAAATTGTCGTGCGGTAACGGCGAGTGCGTCGACAAGGAGCTCTTCTGCAACGGTAAACCGGACTGCAAGGACGAATCCGACGAGAATGCCTGCAGTGAGTACCTACGctgacgatcgatcgatcccctCCCCGATCCCACCGACGTCCATCCTTCACAAAATTACCCGAGACGAGATTCCGAAAGGATTCTTCGTTCAAAAATCCACGAGTTCCAAAGGTCCAAGATCTCTGAACTCAAAGGTCCAAAGGATTATGCTCCGAGAATTTCGAGGTCTACAAGTCCTAGGATCCAGGGATCAAAAGGGACCAGAGGTGGGTCCTTGGGTCCAGAGATCCAAGCTCGGAAGAGTTCTATAATCCTTCAAAAATTCTATAATCCAGGATTTCAAAATCCTGCAATCCAGGGACTCGAAGCTCGGATCTCCCCGTAACCTCAGAAATCAGAGAAAACTCTCCGCGATTCCAAAACCTCAAAAGAGACTCCGAAGAATCCCTGGATCCGGAATTTCCAAAAGCCGAACCCCGAATTCCAGGCTAACCGCGTCGTTTGCCATTACAGCCGTGGAGACCGACCCTAACCGCGCGCCGGATTGCGACCCGACCCAGTGCGTACTTCCGGATTGCTATTGTTCGGCGGACGGTACTCGAATTCCTGGGAACATCGAGCCGTCGCAGGTGCCTCAGATGATCACGATCACGTTCAACGGGGCGGTGAACGTGGACAACATCGATCTATACGAGGACATCTTCAACGGGCAGCGTCAGAACCCGAACGGCTGCCAGATCAGAGGCACCTTCTTCGTCTCTCACAAGTACACCAACTACTCTGCGGTGCAAGATCTTCATCGCAGAGGCCACGAGATCTCTGTGTTCTCTTTAACGCACAAGGACGATCCCCAGTACTGGACCCAGGGAACTTACGACGACTGGTTGGCCGAAATGGCGGGTGCCCGTTTGATCATAGAGCGTTTCGCTAACATAACCGACGGCTCCATCATCGGTATGAGGGCTCCCTATCTTCGCGTCGGTGGCAACAAGCAGTTCGAGATGATGGCCGATCAGTTCTTCGTCTACGACGCTTCCATCACCGCTTCCCTGGGACGCGTGCCCATCTGGCCCTACACCCTCTACTTCAGAATGCCGCACAAGTGCAACGGAAACGGCGGAAATTGTCCCTCGAGGTCGCATCCGGTCTGGGAGATGGTGATGAACGAGCTGGACAGAAGAGACGATCCGACTTTCGACGAGTCGCTGCCCGGTTGTCACATGGTCGACTCTTGCTCCAACATTCAGAGCGGGGAACAATTCGCCAGGCTGCTCAGGCATAACTTCAACAGGCACTTCAACAGCAACCGTGCTCCGCTCGGACTTCACTTCCACGCTTCCTGGCTGAAGAGCAAGAAGGAGTACAGGGAGGAGTTGATCAAGTTCATCGAAGAGATGCTGGCCAGGAGCGACGTGTACTTCGTTACCATGGTCCAGGTCAGTGGCTCTTTCGCAATGCTCTGTATTAGACTACATCCTCTTGTCTTGTCTTCTCAGGTCCTACGGAAAAAATGGACGAATCAAATGAAATTTTCGCGCAATTCAGACACCGTTCCcaattgattaaaattattgaggAAAGGGAACGCACATTTTTGTTCGACCTTCGTCTCTCGGAATTGATcgagacgatttttatttttcatgaagaCCTGCTGTGTAGATTCTTCTTTCTCACTTTTGTCTTTCtagttttttcttcttcttccttgttCTCCAGTTTGGAAGAAGCATCCTTCAATTCTTCACGATTGATCCTTTTTTCTTCGTCTTCTCGTTGGAATTTCCTAAAAGTAGATTTCTCAACTCGCTTCTTTCGTATAAAACGTTCGCAGAATTGAGAATATTATTACAGCATCTTCCCGAACACTGTGTCCAAAGTGTGTACAATGTCTGCGTGTTTGAACGTTATCGACGAAAAATGATCGATGAGGGAGCTGTTAGCTGGACAGATGATGAAGGAGGGATACAAGCTGGATTCTTTTAGAATTTCAGTTTGATGGAGATGCGGAGGAGTGCCCGCAACGACAAGATACGCTCGAAATCGGTTTCCGATCGAGCCACCGCGTCGCTAAAACTGTTACCACGACCGTTTCAGATTATTTCAATCAATCTCCGTCGTTCAATCCCGCAGCATCACCGAGTTTCTCATTCCTGATCCACGAAGCCCCGCGTCGTGGTTTTATTTCGCTTCGCTGCAATTTATTTTCCGCTTTCAATCTGACCGGTTATTCTCTATttttctcccccctctctctctctctctctctctctctctctctctctctctcgttttctctTCGTCTCGTTCTGACAGGTTCGATTTGCTTGCAAGCTCCCTCGACCGCTGTTGTAATCCATTAAGACTCCTTCTACAGCTTCTATTCCCGAACGCGTTGTTTCCATTTTGTTCACTGAACCACAAAATTATTCCTTATATAATAGTAAAAATCGTCTGCGAAGAtcgttataaaaatatttgtcgaagaaaatgaaaatcgaAAGATGATCGAACACAATTGAACAACATCAAATTACAGCACCGGACATAATGTTACTGTCGTGATTTTGACAAAGTTCAACGCTGCTACTAGTCTctcaaatttaaccctttgcactcgaagccattttaacgcgaaaacgaaacattttttccgacctagaatatctccctgctatatatttgttttcatgttgtacatacgaaaatggtgcaatttactcgtacaatactgaagtgtttagtaatttatcaaatacaaacaaatttaataatgcgaaacatattttgaataatgatacagcaatttttagtgctgCCTTGCaatcaccattcgagtgctaagagttaATGCTAATTCACTTACACGAAATATCTATCTCTCTCCTCAATAATTCAATGAAACAAGTATGATTTCAAGTTCGTTTTCAGAAATGAAACGGAGACGTTAGAGATGTAATTAAACATGGAATTAAATCTTTTCCAAGAAAATAATGATCGAAAGCCACAACAGTTAAGAGTACCTGATACTCGTCAACGTCGAACAAAAATGAGAATTAAAAATATGAGCAGTACGAGATTGTAGAATCGTATCGAACATTGTCTGACCAGCAACGTCCCATTCTACTTGCAGGTGATCAAGTGGATGCAGACTCCGACAGAGTTGTCAGCCCTCCGGGACTTCCAGGACTGGAAAGAGACCTGCGACGAGAAGGGTCAGCCGTACTGTTCCCTTCCGAATGCGTGTCCCTTGACGACCAGGGAGCTGCCAGGTGAAACCCTTCGCCTGTTCACCTGCATGGAGTGCCCGAACTATTACCCGTGGCTGTTGGACCCGACCGGTGACGGGTTCACCGCGAACAAATGAGCGGTCGCAGACAGCAAATCGGTCGATCGAGACCGCGTCGGATCGAGGATCACGCGGGATCGATCCTAAAGACCGTGCAGGATTTTCCattatagagagagagagagagagaagcggggAAAACGTTTCGCGACGCAGGATGTTTCCTACCGATGAGATTGGAGCATCCTTCGAGTCGAATGCTGACGCGAAATCATTGCAAAATTTCATTAACGGAACCCTATCGATTATTCTAGAGGAATCGTCATTCTAGAAAATTTCCTTCAGAGCGTCAAAGCTCGAAGGATGTCTGCAAAAATTGATCGATAACGCGTACAGACTTAggtagaatttttctttttgtttggaAGGGTATGTAAGAAACGAGTTGTAATTTGTGAATTAATTTGAGAGGATTGTCCTTCGCGTCAGGATTTTACAGCAAGCGTTCGCGAAACGTTTCGATCGCCGATTGCGAACGAAAGGATTCGCCTCTTGAGAGGAAGGAGCGAGTCCTCCGAGAGGACACTCGACTTGTACATAACCACCGTATTACCTTGCCCTCCCTGAGTACCCTCAGCTCCCCAGAATCTCACCGGCTCGTCGGTCCTTTTGCTGAGGATCGATCGTCATCCGGAAGGATCGTCGCTCGAAGGACTCGACGCCGGATTGTCCCTTGGttacacgttttttttttttagcggtTAAGAGGCGCGCGAGAGGTTAACGTGATTTTTAGAATATTCCTTAAAGTATTTCTGAATAAACGTTTTACGAAAACTTACGCCCTGCGGTGTCCCTTCCGTCTCCAGTTCATTACAAAAGATCCTTCTCGTCCctaaaaaagaaaggaagaacATTTTCCTTGATGAACAATTCATTATTCGAACGCGTTAAGTAATTAAGGATTTGTTTCTTTAGCTCGAGTAAATTGCCAAAATTCTTATTCTTATTATTCGAACGATCATTTCGACtgtttaaaattgcaatttcgaaAAGAGTAAAAACAAAATGAAAGCATCGGAGTTTAATTATCGTTAGAGCGATCAATGTTTACTTAGGTTGCAATTTCGAGGATTGCAAGCGTTGTGTCGGTCCTAGGAAGCTTCCCGTCGACAAATTATCGTGTCCTGCGCCAGGATCGAAGCATTTTATTATTCCAATCGAGGACACGCTCCCGGTAGCCTTGAAAGTAATCGATAGGCGGCAGCCTGCGGTTCGTAAAATGTCACTTCATGCTCGTCCTTTCGATTTCGGACAACATTCCTTCTCGGCCACGAGTCCTGATTCAGCAATCGAAATGGCGGGGAGCATTCCTTGGACTTTCTTCGGGATCGACTCGCGAGAAATTTCTCTTGGCAATTATCGAAAGATGTTTACTTATTTTGTTgcttctaaaaatatgtttaccCATTAACGATAATATTTAGCACTTTACTTCGTTACAGTATGTCCATTCGTTTCGAACTGGTAATTGTGACTACGACAGTAGTGTTTAGttacaataaatatgtattaCCTGTGCACTAGCTTATCGTCAAAATGAATGGATAATTAACTTGAGAAGTTGCTTGTTAACACGTAATTTGTTTCGCTATCTTATCTTCTCCCGTCTCTAAGATTTAAAGTGACAAATATTGCGTAAAGATTTCACATTCTTCGCGAAGCAAGAATTCATctacaaaatttatattaatcATGGTATTTGCAGGTTTAGCGGATAATTAACTGTCAAACCTACCCTTTAACGTACAGTTTGTTTTATGAAGAGTTGCACGCTGTAAGGGAAATGAGGATCCTTTCTTTCATACGTTACAGTTTATTGCATTAACAAAATGTACATTCTTATGTCCCTATACACAACTCGTCGCACAACTTTGATTTATGAATCGGTGAATCATCCCCCTGGTATGAACTCTCTATGGCATTCTTATTCCTTACGGGAAACTCTCGAAACGACAGAACGCTGTGTACCGTGCGAGTGTGTGCTATTTATACGCGACCAGTTCACCTTGATCTGtcttttaaaaaagaaagaaaaaaaaacgaaatccgTCGACCATTTGTAGGAGACACGGATTGcgagaagaggaaaggataatggaataaaaatggcGTCGGACGCCGAAGAATATACACAAATGTGGTCACCGTGTACTAGCTTGGCTAACTATACATGGAAATATTGTACagagtaaattatttaatttataaataaatgcaGTAGCCGAAAGAAGTCTCGCCAAGTGTTCCGTGCACGAAGAAACTGCGGCCGTAATACGTTTGTCTTTAACGAAGATAGTGTCTCTAACACGTGGTAAACCATTGAGCTCTAGACATCGACGTATCTAGGGAACGCgggaaattaataaaagaacgTCTATGTACAATAATGCTTGCCGAAAACGGTGCAATATTAACTGTTTATCACAGTAGCGTCGGATTCAACGTTGTTAAATAACCGAGGGTCCCCGGAGGACCCTTCTAGGAAATTGCAAATAATTCGGTGCATCGCTGGAACCGTGCACACACGCGTTTGTATAAGGCCTACTTCCTTCTCTCTACTTCCATTAAGTTTTACGAGCCGGGAAAGGCGTGTGAGAAACTTCGATATTCGGTCCGATATCAGACAATCCTAGAGAAAGTGCTGCTCCTCGTGATCGCATCGTGAACATACGTCTTGGGTCATATCCCGAGGTAGCTGCAGAAGATGAACGCGGCGCAGATGCTGAGGATGATCACGATGGTGACGAACCAGAATGGCAGTGTGtctgaaagaaaatatattatcAACAACTCCTCCTTCATTTTCTGTAAGATTAGGTCGAGTAGATCCTCACGTCTAAATGGGATGCTGTGTATACAAATCTTGTTGTCCACCGAGATGCTGACGACAGCAGTTTCGGTGTTACTGGTGATCGCTGGACCATCCAGTTTGGTAGGCAAGAACTCCAAACCAGTTACGAACATGCTATGCGCCCCGGGAACGTGTAGAGCTCTCCTCAAGCTAAAGGCCACGTATATGTCCACGCTGCCCGAGAACATTGTCCCGACAGCGACGAATTTTCCATCGTCGGATACTGCCAGCGCGGATAGCGTTTCATAATAGGGCGCTACCTTCACTATGTTCCCAGAATCGATGTCCCACATCTGCAGGAAGCTGACATTCTTCCCAACCACGGCGTTCGACAACATGAACAGCTGCGTCTTGGACTTGTCTTCCACCAATTTCGGGAATCGACATCTTTTGTACATGTACTTGAGGCCATTCGGAGGCGACCATGTCAGTTCTTTGTACTTGCTGCCGCTGTTCACATTCCACAGGAAAGCTTTACCGTCTTTCGCGATGCTAGCGATCAGCACGCCGTCCAGACTGAAATCTATATCGTCGATCTCTTTCGTATGCGCGTTTAGATCGTGCAGCAGTTGCAGTTGTGGGAACTTCCACAGTCTTATATGACCATCCGTGCCACCGGTGGCCATGTACTTTCCGTCTAGGCTTATTCTGACGATCCTCTGCAGGGGCTCCTCCTCGCTGTGAACATAAAACATAGAAGATAAAGAATCAACTCGAGAGACAAGTAAACGCATCGCATTGTAAGTATCGATAGCTACCTAAAATCAGTCTGTACACTGTCGGAAGGCTTGACGATCAACTGTAACTTTTTGGTCTTTATATTAGAGTTATCATCCTtgatctc from Halictus rubicundus isolate RS-2024b chromosome 8, iyHalRubi1_principal, whole genome shotgun sequence encodes:
- the Verm gene encoding LDLa and CE4_CDA_like_1 domain-containing protein vermiform; protein product: MSPKFLFLLGSLFVFAVSLVGAQDDEGGDGLDANAEELCQDRPGDEYFRLNVEGDCRDVVRCDKATEIGVTRLATVRCPTGLAFDIERQTCDWKTNVKNCDQLEKPRKVLPILRTDEPVCPEGKLSCGNGECVDKELFCNGKPDCKDESDENACTVETDPNRAPDCDPTQCVLPDCYCSADGTRIPGNIEPSQVPQMITITFNGAVNVDNIDLYEDIFNGQRQNPNGCQIRGTFFVSHKYTNYSAVQDLHRRGHEISVFSLTHKDDPQYWTQGTYDDWLAEMAGARLIIERFANITDGSIIGMRAPYLRVGGNKQFEMMADQFFVYDASITASLGRVPIWPYTLYFRMPHKCNGNGGNCPSRSHPVWEMVMNELDRRDDPTFDESLPGCHMVDSCSNIQSGEQFARLLRHNFNRHFNSNRAPLGLHFHASWLKSKKEYREELIKFIEEMLARSDVYFVTMVQVIKWMQTPTELSALRDFQDWKETCDEKGQPYCSLPNACPLTTRELPGETLRLFTCMECPNYYPWLLDPTGDGFTANK
- the LOC143356075 gene encoding guanine nucleotide-exchange factor SEC12 → MPPRRNNCGLLARVNFPLYTLQMLTSRHILVGGGGGSSKTGVANGFEIFELSHNGTQFVAEEVTRHETGPSVVMNCTAYNDGRRTWITAGQESHCQLYNVNTRVVTVENGEVVKETDSGKQGLRHRKSTENTEESNASRERIEEIKDDNSNIKTKKLQLIVKPSDSVQTDFSEEEPLQRIVRISLDGKYMATGGTDGHIRLWKFPQLQLLHDLNAHTKEIDDIDFSLDGVLIASIAKDGKAFLWNVNSGSKYKELTWSPPNGLKYMYKRCRFPKLVEDKSKTQLFMLSNAVVGKNVSFLQMWDIDSGNIVKVAPYYETLSALAVSDDGKFVAVGTMFSGSVDIYVAFSLRRALHVPGAHSMFVTGLEFLPTKLDGPAITSNTETAVVSISVDNKICIHSIPFRHTLPFWFVTIVIILSICAAFIFCSYLGI